The Mycobacterium paragordonae genome includes a region encoding these proteins:
- a CDS encoding polyadenylate-specific 3'-exoribonuclease AS, which yields MRYFYDTEFIEDGRTIELISIGVVAEDGREYYAVSSEFDPGRAGNWVRNHVLPKLPSPSSQLWRSRRRIRADLEQFLGVNSSEPIELWAWLGAYDHVVLCQLWGTMPNLPKAIPRFTRELRQLWEDRGSPRLPPRSPDAHDALVDARDQLRRFQIISSVDEAGQRRSP from the coding sequence GTGCGGTACTTCTACGACACCGAATTCATCGAGGACGGCCGCACCATCGAGCTGATCTCGATAGGCGTGGTCGCCGAAGACGGCCGGGAGTACTACGCGGTGTCTTCCGAGTTCGACCCCGGACGGGCCGGCAACTGGGTGCGAAATCACGTGCTGCCGAAGCTGCCGTCGCCGTCGTCGCAGCTGTGGCGCTCGCGGCGGCGGATCCGCGCCGACCTGGAGCAATTCCTGGGCGTCAACAGCTCAGAGCCGATCGAACTGTGGGCCTGGCTGGGTGCCTACGACCACGTGGTCCTGTGTCAGCTGTGGGGAACGATGCCCAATCTGCCCAAGGCGATCCCTCGATTCACCCGGGAGCTGCGCCAACTCTGGGAGGACCGGGGATCTCCGCGGTTGCCACCCAGGTCTCCGGATGCGCACGACGCGCTGGTCGACGCCCGGGATCAACTGCGCCGCTTCCAGATAATCTCCTCGGTAGACGAAGCGGGCCAGCGTCGTTCGCCCTGA
- a CDS encoding lysophospholipid acyltransferase family protein: protein MWYYLFKYVLLGPLLSLIGRPKVEGLEHIPSSGPVILASNHLAVMDSFFLPLVVRRRITFLAKAEYFTGTGIKGRFNRWFYTAVGQVPIDRTDSEAAQAALQTAERLLGQGKLLGMYPEGTRSPDGRLYKGKTGLARLALQTGVPVIPVAMIGTNVVNPPGTTRLRFGRVTVRFGKPMDFSRFDGLAGNHFIERAVIDEVMYELMGLSGQEYVDIYAASVKDGTAEDGDTEGSKPESSVAARIPETAVG from the coding sequence ATGTGGTACTACCTGTTTAAGTACGTCCTCCTCGGTCCGTTGCTGTCTTTGATCGGCCGTCCGAAAGTTGAAGGGCTAGAGCACATTCCCAGTTCTGGCCCGGTGATTCTGGCCAGCAACCACCTCGCGGTGATGGATAGCTTCTTCCTGCCGTTGGTGGTGCGTCGCCGGATCACCTTCCTGGCCAAGGCCGAATACTTCACCGGTACCGGGATCAAGGGCAGGTTCAACCGCTGGTTCTATACCGCCGTCGGTCAGGTGCCGATCGACCGCACCGATTCCGAAGCCGCCCAGGCCGCCTTGCAGACCGCAGAGCGGTTGCTGGGCCAGGGCAAGTTGCTGGGCATGTATCCAGAGGGCACCCGCTCACCGGACGGGCGGCTCTACAAGGGCAAGACCGGCCTGGCGCGGCTCGCCCTGCAGACGGGTGTCCCGGTGATCCCGGTGGCGATGATCGGCACCAACGTGGTGAACCCGCCCGGCACGACGCGGCTGCGGTTCGGCCGCGTCACTGTTCGCTTCGGCAAGCCGATGGACTTCTCCCGGTTCGACGGCCTGGCCGGGAACCACTTCATCGAGCGCGCCGTCATCGACGAGGTGATGTACGAGCTGATGGGGCTGTCCGGGCAGGAGTACGTCGACATCTACGCCGCCAGCGTCAAGGACGGCACCGCCGAGGACGGTGACACCGAGGGTTCCAAGCCGGAATCGTCGGTCGCGGCGCGGATCCCGGAGACCGCTGTCGGTTGA
- a CDS encoding Rv2175c family DNA-binding protein, whose amino-acid sequence MGSIPAGDDVLDPDEPIYDLSRVAELLGISVSKVLQQLREGHLAAVRRDGGVVVPQVFFTNTGQVVKSLPGLLTILHDGGYHETEIMRWLFTPDPSLTVTRDGSRDALNNARPVDALHAHQAREVVRRAQAMAY is encoded by the coding sequence GTGGGCAGCATCCCGGCCGGCGACGATGTTCTGGATCCCGATGAGCCAATCTACGACCTGTCCCGGGTCGCCGAACTGCTCGGCATATCGGTGAGCAAGGTCCTGCAGCAGCTCCGGGAAGGACACCTGGCCGCGGTGCGCCGCGACGGCGGCGTGGTGGTGCCGCAGGTGTTCTTCACCAACACCGGCCAGGTGGTCAAGAGCCTGCCGGGCTTGTTGACGATCCTGCACGACGGCGGCTACCACGAGACCGAGATCATGCGCTGGCTGTTCACCCCGGACCCGTCGCTGACCGTGACCCGCGACGGCTCCCGCGATGCGTTGAACAACGCCCGCCCGGTCGACGCGCTGCACGCCCACCAGGCCCGCGAGGTGGTCCGCCGCGCCCAGGCGATGGCGTACTGA
- a CDS encoding protein kinase domain-containing protein, protein MAHVVGGDRLENTVLDGRYLVQAKIASGGTSTVYRGLDTRLDRPVALKVMDSRYAGDQQFLHRFQLEARTVARLKNPGLVAVYDQGQDGRHPFLVMELMEGGTLRELLSERGPMPPYAVAAVLRPVLGGLAAAHRAGLVHRDVKPENVLISDDGEVKIADFGLVRAVAAAGITSSSVILGTAAYLSPEQVRDGNAGPRGDVYSTGILTYELLTGETPFSGDTALSVAYQRLDNDVPPPSAVIDGVPTQFDEFVACATARDPAQRYADAIEMAADLESIVEELGLPDFRVPAPRNSAQHRALEHSRMTERPAKNPAPNPTRQFAREPAESPPAAPAQPFQEPDVFDEPDVFDDEAEFEPDSGEFAGIPMDEFLWERQRRRRMVLIWVAVVLTLTGLVASAAWTIGVHLSTLL, encoded by the coding sequence ATGGCCCACGTGGTTGGAGGGGACCGGTTGGAGAACACCGTGCTGGATGGCCGGTATCTGGTGCAGGCGAAGATCGCCAGCGGTGGCACCTCAACCGTCTATCGGGGTTTGGACACGCGGCTGGACCGCCCCGTCGCCTTGAAGGTGATGGACTCCCGCTACGCCGGCGACCAGCAGTTCCTGCACCGATTCCAGCTCGAGGCGCGCACGGTCGCCCGGCTGAAGAATCCGGGCCTGGTCGCGGTCTACGACCAGGGGCAGGACGGCAGGCACCCATTTCTGGTGATGGAGCTGATGGAGGGCGGCACCTTGCGCGAGCTGCTGTCCGAGCGGGGCCCGATGCCGCCGTACGCGGTCGCGGCGGTGCTGCGCCCGGTGCTGGGCGGACTGGCCGCCGCGCACCGGGCCGGGCTGGTCCACCGCGACGTGAAGCCGGAGAACGTGCTGATCTCTGACGACGGCGAGGTCAAGATCGCCGACTTCGGGCTGGTTCGTGCCGTCGCGGCAGCCGGAATCACATCCAGCAGTGTCATCCTGGGCACCGCGGCCTATCTGTCGCCGGAGCAGGTCCGCGACGGCAACGCCGGTCCCCGCGGCGATGTCTATTCCACCGGGATCCTCACTTACGAGTTGCTGACCGGGGAGACACCGTTCAGCGGCGATACCGCGTTGTCGGTCGCCTATCAGCGGCTGGACAACGATGTGCCACCGCCCAGCGCGGTAATTGACGGCGTACCAACACAATTCGATGAGTTCGTGGCATGTGCGACCGCTCGTGACCCGGCGCAGCGCTACGCCGACGCGATCGAGATGGCCGCTGATCTGGAGTCGATTGTCGAGGAGCTGGGATTGCCGGACTTCCGGGTCCCGGCGCCGCGCAACTCAGCGCAGCACCGCGCGCTCGAGCACAGCCGCATGACCGAGCGTCCGGCCAAGAATCCGGCGCCCAACCCGACCCGTCAGTTCGCCCGCGAGCCCGCGGAATCGCCCCCCGCGGCTCCGGCGCAACCCTTCCAGGAACCCGACGTCTTCGACGAACCCGACGTCTTCGACGACGAGGCCGAGTTCGAACCCGATTCCGGGGAATTCGCCGGTATCCCGATGGACGAATTCCTCTGGGAGCGCCAACGCCGCCGTCGCATGGTGCTGATCTGGGTGGCCGTGGTGCTGACGCTGACCGGGTTGGTCGCGTCCGCGGCCTGGACGATCGGCGTCCACCTGAGCACGCTGCTCTAG
- a CDS encoding glycosyltransferase 87 family protein, whose translation MSKWRSPGVGSRLGRVSLWCLLWLLAALALANTCWQLFGHIPYRIDIDVYQMGGQAWLDGRPLYTGNVMFHTPIVDLPFTYPPLAAITFSPFAWMGMPVASVVITALTLVVLLVSTTIVLSRLDVWAESTLLPGPAWLRRVWLAVVIVAPASIWLEPIASNFAFGQINAILMTLVIADCFPRRTPWPRGLLLGLGIALKLTPAVFLLYFLLRRDKRAALTSLASFAGATLLGFVLAWKDSCEYWTETLHHTDRIGEAALNTDQNIAGSLARLGLDQHERFPLWVLACLLVLGLTIWAMRRVLKAGEPTLAVICVALFGLVVSPVSWSHHWVWMLPAVLVTGILAWRRRNIALGVVSVAGLALMHWSPIDLLPKHHETTANWWRQLVGMSYVWWALAVIVVAGVTVTAAIAPTRPTPRERTPVPAA comes from the coding sequence ATGAGTAAATGGCGGTCGCCCGGAGTGGGCAGTCGACTCGGGCGGGTTTCGCTATGGTGCCTGCTCTGGCTGCTGGCCGCCCTCGCTCTGGCCAACACGTGCTGGCAGCTGTTCGGCCACATTCCCTACCGCATCGACATCGACGTGTATCAAATGGGTGGGCAGGCCTGGCTGGACGGGCGCCCGCTCTATACCGGCAACGTGATGTTCCACACACCGATCGTCGATCTGCCGTTCACCTATCCCCCGCTGGCGGCCATCACGTTCAGCCCGTTCGCCTGGATGGGCATGCCCGTCGCCAGCGTCGTGATCACGGCACTGACCCTGGTGGTCCTGTTGGTGTCGACGACGATCGTGCTGAGCCGCCTCGACGTGTGGGCCGAGTCGACGCTGCTGCCCGGTCCGGCCTGGCTGCGTCGCGTGTGGTTGGCCGTCGTGATCGTCGCGCCGGCGTCGATCTGGCTGGAACCGATCGCCTCGAACTTCGCCTTCGGCCAGATCAACGCCATCCTGATGACGTTGGTGATCGCCGACTGCTTCCCGCGGCGCACACCCTGGCCGCGCGGCCTGCTGCTCGGGTTGGGAATCGCGCTGAAGCTCACCCCCGCGGTCTTCCTGCTGTACTTCCTGCTGCGCCGCGACAAGCGGGCCGCGCTGACGTCGCTGGCGTCGTTCGCGGGCGCGACCTTGCTGGGCTTCGTGCTCGCCTGGAAAGACTCGTGCGAGTACTGGACCGAAACGCTGCACCACACCGACCGCATCGGTGAGGCGGCGCTGAACACCGACCAGAACATCGCGGGCTCGCTGGCCCGGTTGGGGCTCGATCAACACGAGCGCTTCCCGCTGTGGGTGCTCGCGTGTCTGCTGGTGCTCGGCCTGACGATCTGGGCGATGCGCCGGGTGCTCAAGGCCGGCGAGCCGACGCTGGCGGTGATCTGCGTCGCGCTGTTCGGCCTGGTGGTTTCCCCGGTGTCGTGGTCGCACCACTGGGTGTGGATGCTGCCCGCGGTGCTGGTGACCGGAATCCTGGCCTGGCGCCGCCGCAACATCGCGCTGGGCGTGGTCAGCGTCGCGGGCCTGGCCTTGATGCACTGGTCGCCGATTGACCTGCTACCCAAGCACCACGAGACCACGGCGAACTGGTGGCGCCAGTTAGTCGGGATGTCCTATGTCTGGTGGGCCCTGGCCGTCATCGTCGTCGCCGGCGTCACGGTCACCGCTGCGATCGCACCGACGCGCCCGACTCCGCGCGAGCGCACGCCGGTCCCGGCGGCCTAA
- a CDS encoding class II 3-deoxy-7-phosphoheptulonate synthase, protein MNWTVDIPIDQLPPLPPLPADLRAQLDAALAKPAAQQPSWDADQAAAMRKVLESVPPVTVPSEIVRLQEQLAQVARGEAFLLQGGDCAETFTDNTEPHIRGNIRTLLQMAVVLTYGASMPVVKVARIAGQYAKPRSADIDALGLKSYRGDMINGFAADAAVRAHDPSRLVRAYANASAAMNLVRALTSSGFSSLHLAHDWNREFVRTSPAGARYEALASEIDRALRFMSACGVADRNLQTAEIYASHEALVLDYERSMLRLSDVEDGEPQLYDLSAHTVWIGERTRQLDGAHLAFAEVIANPIGVKIGPTMTPELAVEYVERLDPHNKPGRLTLVSRLGNNKVRDVLPPIIEKVQAAGHQVIWQCDPMHGNTHESSTGYKTRHFDRIVDEVQGFFEVHRALGTHPGGIHVEITGENVTECLGGAQDISDTDLGGRYETACDPRLNTQQSLELAFLVAEMLRD, encoded by the coding sequence ATGAACTGGACCGTCGACATTCCGATCGACCAGCTGCCGCCGCTGCCGCCGCTGCCTGCCGACCTGCGGGCGCAGCTGGACGCGGCGCTGGCCAAGCCGGCCGCCCAGCAGCCCAGCTGGGACGCCGACCAAGCGGCGGCTATGCGCAAGGTGCTCGAGAGCGTGCCACCGGTGACGGTGCCGTCGGAGATCGTGCGGCTGCAGGAACAGCTCGCGCAGGTGGCCAGGGGTGAGGCGTTCCTGCTGCAGGGCGGCGACTGCGCGGAGACGTTCACCGACAACACCGAGCCGCATATCCGCGGCAACATCCGCACCCTGCTCCAGATGGCCGTGGTGCTCACTTACGGCGCCAGCATGCCGGTGGTGAAGGTGGCCCGGATCGCCGGCCAGTACGCCAAGCCCCGCTCGGCCGACATCGACGCGCTGGGCCTGAAGTCCTACCGCGGCGACATGATCAACGGCTTCGCTGCCGACGCCGCCGTCCGCGCCCACGACCCGTCCCGGCTGGTGCGGGCCTACGCCAACGCCAGCGCCGCGATGAACCTGGTGCGGGCGCTGACCTCGTCGGGGTTCTCCTCGCTGCACCTGGCGCACGACTGGAACCGCGAGTTCGTGCGCACCTCCCCGGCCGGCGCGCGGTACGAGGCGCTGGCCTCCGAGATCGACCGGGCCCTGCGGTTCATGAGCGCCTGCGGGGTCGCCGACCGTAACCTGCAGACCGCCGAGATCTACGCCAGCCACGAGGCGCTGGTACTCGACTACGAGCGCTCGATGCTGCGGCTGTCCGACGTGGAGGACGGCGAGCCGCAGCTCTACGACCTGTCGGCGCACACCGTCTGGATCGGCGAGCGGACCCGTCAGCTCGACGGCGCCCACCTGGCGTTCGCCGAGGTGATCGCCAACCCGATCGGCGTCAAGATCGGCCCGACCATGACCCCCGAGCTGGCCGTGGAATACGTGGAACGCCTTGACCCGCACAACAAGCCGGGCCGACTGACCCTGGTGAGCAGGCTGGGGAACAACAAGGTGCGCGACGTGCTGCCGCCGATCATCGAGAAGGTTCAGGCCGCCGGCCACCAGGTGATCTGGCAGTGCGACCCCATGCACGGCAACACCCACGAGTCGTCGACCGGATACAAGACCCGGCACTTCGACCGGATCGTGGATGAGGTGCAGGGCTTCTTCGAGGTGCACCGCGCGCTGGGCACCCACCCGGGCGGGATCCACGTCGAGATCACCGGCGAGAACGTCACGGAATGTCTTGGTGGGGCACAGGACATTTCGGACACCGATCTGGGGGGCCGTTACGAGACGGCGTGCGATCCGCGGCTGAACACCCAGCAGTCGCTGGAGCTGGCCTTCCTGGTCGCGGAGATGCTGCGCGACTAG